The following nucleotide sequence is from Salvia miltiorrhiza cultivar Shanhuang (shh) chromosome 7, IMPLAD_Smil_shh, whole genome shotgun sequence.
CAACTGCTAACCATGTCGCCGAGCTCTTTAACGCGAGCTTGTAACTCAAGTGTGGGCTTTAAAATGATTGGATGTTGGCCCGATCAAGCCGGCTGGGCTTTGAGACGCTATTTCTGGCCCCGCCCGTTCCAAGTTGGGAGTTGGGTCATGGAGCCCGTGCGAAGGCTCGGGCTTCTTGGTCCCGTAGGGTGGAGGGTATCGCGCCAGGCTGGTTTCACAGAGCAGCGACTACTTCCCGCTCTCGACAGTGGAAGGATCACGGGCCGGTGCGTTCCTAGCCCGTTAAAGCCAGGTCTGTCGGCCCAATTAgacaatcattttttttttcttctttagtttatttgatttatttacgtGTTTCTTTTAGTTAATCATTTTCGCGCTATCACTCTGAAATTGGCTTTTAttaactaaatcaagcatattttattcatttttccttcaaatttattttattattatattttactaaTTTAAGGTAATTAATGAAGCTTCACTTCACTGATTCAGTTAggtttgaattaataattaattagtaggATTCATAAATCTagagttagggtatataatttcttataATTTTAACTTTTAGCAAAAACAATTGACTAGggtttattatataataatattttttatttttaaattataaataattataaaataatgaaaattaatagcGTGGGATGATAAAACACAATAAATAAGTTGTAGGACAAGGAATTtcattcatccaaaaaatatatGTCGAATATTATCCTTTTAGACAATATGGCTTGAGTATGACTATTAGCTTATGCATTTTGGTGTGGTAACTTAGCATTTGAGTAGAAAAATTACAGGTGACAATATTATTAACAATCGTGTCTTGATGAAAGCACAAGTTCTTGTAATTTAGTGATATTCTTCATTTTCTAAGGATGAAAGAGCTTCTCTTCCTCATCAAGTAAATGGATATATATGAAGTGAAACATCACAAACATTGAAAACTCAAAACAAAACCAAATCATCAACATCCTCAAATTTCATGTTTATACATTAATCCCCCAACTCCAAAAAATCACgagaaaaagataaaaagtgAGGCGAAAAACGGAAGGAGAAGAGCTTCTAGTGCGGTGGGGTTAACAAAAGAAACTGAATTGGAGGGACCGTTGGTCTTGGATGATCCGGGCGGCAGGGATCCCCCCGGTTGCGCCTGGGGAGCCCCGGCGGGCCCCGCCACCGTCTGGTTCTCGACGACGTGGACGTGAAGCTTCATCCCGCCGAGGCAATGCAGCCTGTTGCCGCAGACGAAGTAGCGGTCGCCCGGGGTGGTCAGGGCGAACGTCGTGTTCCCGTTGCTACTCGACTGTAGCGCGTTCGTCATGTTGCACACCTTGTAGTTCGCCTCGCTCACCTCGCTCACCGAATGGTACTGCGAATACTGGAACACTGTATAACATATTACAATTGTGTCCATCATTTTCCATTAAAACCTTTTATATTAAGGGGAGATTACTCCAAATAAGTCATTCGCACGCATGAAAACCTCTACATTACACAAAGGTAGAAAAATAATCGCGCGTAGGCGGAACCACTACGGACACAAAAAATGGTCTTTGAGTGTCCCAACTTTACTTTGCCACTTAAGCTAAGCCTCATTGGCACTCCAAACTAATAAATTGAAGCGTCATCATTTGCAAAGTTGATGTGAGACAGAGAAGGTGACTTCAACCAAATGGGATCCAatgtttcctattttttttttgtgcatcCTACTATTATATCtacaattttaataatatttttataaaaataaaatttactataatattatgaatcatactttaataataaattattaacttaaaatgaattatttttattagttaataataaaaagatatttcTATATATACTCTATTAATTGGATATAATATACACTAGTTAgtaattatacatataaaatgaaattgaagaaaaaaagtgAAACATAAAGTAAGACACCGAATTTTGTACACTAAATCTTAAGTGGTCTTCAACACACCTCGCATTAGTAGGCGGGTAGAACTCATCGGTTACTGTAACTATATTAGAATTGAACCCTTCAATCTTCATCACTTTAAAAGGGCTATTTTAATTAAGAGGGAGATGAGCCAAATTTTAatactgtgtgtgtgtgtgtgtgagagagagagagagaggaagttaCGTAAGGTGTCGGCGGTGGAGAAAGTCTTGTCGTTGGACCATGAGTCGAGGTCGGTGCTGATATCCCAGCCGGAGCTGTCGCCCACCGTGTAAACACTTGCTGAACATCTTAAGCAATGGAGCAACACAAGTGTTGCACTCattaatacattaatatttCCCATTTCTCAAGCTGCTGGGGATTAGATGCATGTTCGTGCTTATAAAGAATTCTAATTCTCTCATTAGATCACctaacatatttattttaaagcaAGAATGGAGATTTCATTTCAGAATATTCACATACCAAACATGTTGGTTTCTACCAATAATTTTAAACGAAAGAGGAAATTAATAAACAGTtgataattgaaataattaattagttttgaATATCAAAGGAAGTAAAAGCCAAAAGACAAATTAAAGCAAGTTAGTTGGTAGGCAGGCAGGAGGTTGAACCCCTTCCCACCCAAACTCAACCTTTTATCTTTGACTTATTCAATAGTATTAATCAAAATTAGGCATAAGAAAtctacataattaattaatcagctTTTGGATCACCTAATATATTCGaatctctcactctctcttggACTAGACAAAGACCTTGAGGGATTCTGACCAGCATTCGAATCTTGAAATGAAACTTGAACCATGATGCTCcaatttactagttttaattaCAAGATAAACAAAATATAGAGCATATATGCGATATGTTACTGCAGCTGATTATATTTCGAAGAAACACAATCTGATAATATCAATGCATTGGTAATTATTAGAATCTATTTCTTCTCGTAATGACCCATGTATATAAATAGCATTCTcctacttatttatttataatttgggCTCGTGGGGCACCATGAAGGTAAGATCGGTTGGCCCAATTAAACACTCACTTTTTTGTTATTATTCCAAGTAACATGCACAAGATGCTgtcgattttcaatttttgattttGAGCTAATTAACTCAGTTGCAGCCCTAGCTAGTATTGCTAAGCTTCTTTTGTCGTCAACAAGTTCTCATGTGCCTGCGTGTAGGCCCAAGAATAACACCACTTAATTCTTGGATTC
It contains:
- the LOC130992680 gene encoding stellacyanin-like codes for the protein MGNINVLMSATLVLLHCLRCSASVYTVGDSSGWDISTDLDSWSNDKTFSTADTLLFQYSQYHSVSEVSEANYKVCNMTNALQSSSNGNTTFALTTPGDRYFVCGNRLHCLGGMKLHVHVVENQTVAGPAGAPQAQPGGSLPPGSSKTNGPSNSVSFVNPTALEALLLPFFASLFIFFS